The DNA segment attctaAAGTATGGTTTAAGATGATTTAAGGTTTAGGCTTGAGGCATTGTTGATTCAATTGAATAcaaagaaagaacacaagagaaaGGGAAGCCATAACTAATGTCCAAAGCTTTTGTTATCTACTGCAATTTATATCTTTTTATCAACAAAATCAAACCGTTCAGATCTTGTAACTTggaatttgacaattttttcaAGTTTTGGTCCATGTGATAACACGACACTCTGATATTAAGCCAtatcatcatttaaaaattatttttttattaaaaaagtgaTGATGTGGTATAATCTTAAAATGTAGTGTCATTACATGggtcaaaattgaaaaaaaattatcaaatcctGAAATTAAATATTACCTTATTCCatagttttcttaaataaataaaaaccactatatttttccattttaaaatttttgttcaaTAAACTTTGTAGTCTGGTTTGATGCAATTGTAATTTATGTGCAAGCAAGCAAGCCTGACCCATGAAAATCCTTTCAGAATAGTTGACAATCAAACCACTTAGTGATGAAGTTTCCCTTCCTATCAAGCGGGGATCTCTTCATCAAGTCATCGTTAAGAGGTTTGATAGCTAATGCAAGTGCCCCTAACATATCCATGATCATGATGGCCCCAATTTGCGTCCCTCAGGTCCTTATTCTCTGTCAATGCTTGGTCCAACCCTGACGACGAGTTAGAAGGAGCTACCTCGAAACCCTCTGCCACTGTCTCAACAAGGCACATGATGTTCGCTAGTGTTAATACCAACTGCAAACACCACTATAACTAGAGCACGAGATCTATTAAAGGAACCTACACTCTTTGGAGGCATGAAGCAAATGATTAATACGATAAATGGCAAACCCATAATCAAAAGTGAACAGTTGTAGGGCCCTCATCTCGGCCATCGACAGGACCTTCCTCAGGATTCATGGCAAAGGGAGTCTCAATGTGTAAATGTTCACGCACATAATGGAATACAAAATCGGCAAGCTCCCTCTCGTTTCCAAATAATCCTCATTGTCAAGAGGCCACATTGAATGTGACATCGAAGGAATAATCACTCCTTACATATTAATAATGTTCGTCTTTTCATTCAACCTTTGTCTGTTTGACAGTGCTTGTCGAGACGGAACCTCCAAAAATCATGTAGAGTCCAAGTCTCGACAAATACAATTCCCCTAGTCCTAAGGTGATGATATTGATCCTAGGCGGAGGACCCAGCAAACGGGAGAATAATAAGCCTGGTAGGAGCAAGAATTGTCCATAGTAGCAAAAGTGGAAAATCCCTCAACTTAATtccttattaaaatatatttgtgATGGTAGAAGGTGACATTCCTTGGGAAATTATTTACAACAGACATTTCATCAATTTGTGGTCTGAATTCCCCTACAACAAGAGGGTCGTCAAAGGTAAATGTGAACAAATTTCTAAAGCTACTCATAGAAGAATTTTCCCAATTCTTCGTACAATCCAAAAAATACTACACTAGTAAACACTAGGATGAGCAATACGATAAACTCGAATAATCCTCACAAACCAAAGGTGAAAAGGCTGGTGAAAGTCTACCTCAAACAAATGAAAGGGCAAGTAGAAGCTCCTTCCACATGTTGTATCATCACTCATTAGATGAAAGTCCGACGAAGCTAAAAATTCATACCTATAATGTCTCCACTGCAAACACTATAAACGTAGCATGGTTGCCATCACTTCCATTTTAGTGGTCGTTAGCAACTCCTCACCCTCCACTGCAATATCCTTTATCAAGGAATTGCTAACCATTTTAGGGAAAACAAGAACCAAGTACAATGagcaaaaagaagaaaagattatgCAATCAAAAACAAGAGAAAAAGAACACAAGGCAACGTAAAACTTGGTGGGCAACCTTTTTATAGGCACCAGGGCGGGAAAACGAAGTGCTATCCCAAAAGAAATGACGACAGAAAGAAATGGTACCTTTTCAAAACTTCAAATGATGACACAGCCTCACCAATACCACACCAAAGAAACTCAGCTTTATGACCTCACTTAAACAGAGAaatgattgaataaaattatgattCTACCTTATCCTATCtttttttcaataagaaaaattttatttgttattttttaattaaaaaaatatgttgatgtccaataaagttattaaaaaaggAATACATATTATATGGCGTccttatttcatataatgttttttttccaTCAATCAGTCATATTCAATACACCTCTCGTTAAAATAGACACCAATAGTGCTTAGGTTGACACATGCCACTTTATCGTTGCACCCATGGGAAGAAACTCTAGTGGTTTAGGCACACGGGAGCCTCTATTCCTTTATAAATATCCCCTCATCATCGAGGTAAAAGAGGCAGAGACATAGAATCTTTACACTGTCAATACTCCACCCCACTTATTTCCTAACTTCCTAGTCTAGCAATTGTTCACACTCTCCATAATGTGAACCGTCCCTATATTAACAGCTCTCCACACCCTTTTATGGCATGACCACCATAACAAAACACCTCTCATTTTTGTGTTGTGATGATACGCCATTGATATAAAATactataaacttaaaaataaaatattactgaGGAACAGTAATAGGATAGTTGAAACTAtagtaaaaatatcatattatatcACTTAATCAAATGATATCaacttaatataaaaataagtgaGATCAACTCACttgataaataaaacaaaattacatgaatattttattttttaaataaataaaaattaatattttttttcatttaaacaatATTCTTCAATTACCCTTTTAAGTCTGGTTTGATGCAATTGTAAGTTATGAATAAGTTTTGGCAATCAAACAATTAGGCTCGGTCCAAAAAATTCTTATCAAAATAGTTGataatcaaatcatttaattcGATGGATCATATTAATATTGTGTAACATAAATTTAGATtcaattaatttgaattttgaaatttaaatagatCGAATCGAATTCAATTTTGTTTGATGTACTGATACCCACAATTTTGAGCTGTTTTGGAGGAAACTTATGCTGAAGAGCCTTTAACTATCAGCATGAAGAGTTTATTTAAACGAATCAACTATATAAGTCCTTTTTTAGGTTTTAAATATGCAATATACAAATTATCTTATCTAATCACTTCATTGAAACTTATTATCTTAACTAAAGAAATAATGAGGAGAATTTGCCCAACATGGGCTAGGCCGGGTCCAACAAAAAATTTTGACTTGTTTGCTAGGCTtagcccgaaaaatgggcttaaaattttgttcaaattcgacacgaataaaaaaatattaacccCGGGCCCAGCTCGcccttattaattttttatataatttttaatatatataatacataaaaaaatactaaaaacattaaaataaatgtttcccaacaaattaaaaataaatttaaaaaaagtatatacacttaaataacactaagataagacAACTTAACAatcaaatgcctttaaaatagtaacaaaattaacaataaaataaaaatttctaatatccaaacaataaaaataaaataatagcaatataatagtgaaatggtaacaaaatagtgccaaaaaaatagcaaaaaaaaaagtaagaacaggaaaaaaaaagaaagcagcagtttttttttgtatatttggtCTGGGCCGGGCTTGGGTCAAAAAAGTCTTACCCTAGACGtagcccattttctaaacggaccttattttttttatctaaactcattttttaattcatatttttactcaaacccttcCCATTTTCACACTCTCGTTCAGTCGATCACGTGGACGGTTGTAATATATCCAAATACGCATACCAAAAGCTCACCATGACTCATCCAATAGCTCTCCTCAGCAAAACACTTAAAAAGGAAACACATTAAATCATATTGTAGATATTGAATTTCAACCAACCCCAAATCAAAGTTTTATAGACAAATTTTAATTGCCGAATTTAAAAACCCACAAGAACATTCGCTCTTTTCAAATTAATGTTGTTACAAGTTGGATTATTTCAACTTTGTGATAAATTTGCAATTTGTTGAATTtctaaactttaatttaatcttaattcaaCTTGTGATTTAACctaggttaaatttttttattaatctctgtactttgtaaaaattgtggatttaatttttatactttaatttgatcagttttaatctttatattttttgaatgatcaattttagtctctatactttttgaATTATGAAATGTTAATCCTAATCCAATTAGTAGTAGtttggttaaatttaattattagtcATGTACTACGCGTACAATtgtagatttaaaatatattttccaaTTTGACCATTCTAAAATCCTTatactttttagattttgaaattgtaaTCTTGACACAACCAACAATCATTAATCCATTAACTAAATTTTGAGTAAGTAATATACAGAAATAACAAAGTGATGTGACATTCCACGTGATAATATGCTTGTCGCATTAAATTTTTGAAGTCGCGgaacttaattgaatgaatttaacaattattgtttgtcaaggactaaaattttaaaatttgaaaagtacaagtaaaaatgactaattaaattaaaataactaaatccacaactttcacGAAGTAGAAGGACTAGTAGCAGAATTTAACCGTTAACCCTATTGTCAACTTTAAGCCATGCCTATTGTGATCAACGAAGTAAGAATAGAAACATCGATACTTGACTGCAAGAAAGATGCATTAACATAAGCAAAAAATTGAAAGGTAAAAAccctttttaatttcaaaacaatTCCAGTTATATAAATCCAAATTATAATGTCTGTACAAAATCTTTTCAATTCGATGTAAAGCTTTGGTGAAAGAATCTATATCGGCATTTTTCCGAAAGATCGATAGTCTTGCAGCAGTCTAAGCGACCTCCCCCGAAATATTTGGCTTTTCAGCTTGACTGTGTAACAAGTCTTCCATCAGATCCATTGATGCTATCTACTGCTGTATGATGAAGTGTTAAACGAAAGAACGGATAAAAGAAGAGGGGTAGCAACTAATCAAAAGACGAAAACTCAAACAAACGAGTCGGAAAATCACCTATCTAGATTGCCTTGGTCTCAGTTTGATCCTACGGGAATCAACTTCAAAGCAGCAGCAATCGGCATCCCAAGGAATCCAAGGCAGACGCTGACAAACCACTGCTGTACTGTGAGAGGAGAAGTGCTTGCAAAGGTACCGAGGAACTCAACGATCACAATTTGGAATATGATAGTGCAACTTAGCACGGCCACAAACACGTGGTTTTTCAGTATGCCTTTGAGAACATTAATCTTTTCCATCTCTCTAGAGCTAATTTCGTTGAAAACCTGAAGAAAATgacagccgttgatgtaattcaaGCAATCCAAGAAGATATAGAATCAAACACAGTACACGATATGACTGCATTGAATTTTAGTTCAAAACAATGCGGACTGGCATTAAGTTATGCAGCTCGATTCCATAAACATCCCAAGTTTGACCGAATTTGAATCAAATCAAAGTCACTCATGTAAGTACCTATAGAATATCGAAACAATTTTAACATACCTGGCAAAAGACAAATGAGTTGAAAATAAGAGTGTTCAGTATCAGATCGGAATCCGGGCCATCGAGATGAAAAGCAGCCTTTCCTCTGGTCTGAAGAAACCATATAATCACAAACTGATATAAAGACTGCCCTAAAATATTCCTCCACATTACATTACTGAtgaagtttcccttcctaccaacTGGCGATCTCTTCATCAAGTCATCGTTAGGAGGCTCGGTAGCTAATGCAAGTGCCCCTAACGTATCCATGATCATGTTGACCCACAAAAGTTGAACAGCAGTGAGCGGAGCATTTCCTGAGAAGCGAGAAATCATATCAACTCTCGAATTAGTAGGGGAATCACAATATTGTCAAATCCAAGCAAAAGAAGTGATAAGCCCATATCAAAGTGACAACAACAGGGTTTCTTACCGGTCAAACAGGCTGAAGTAAAGTTTACAATTAGGGCGACCACGTTGACAGTAAGTTGAAACTGAACGAATTTTTGGATATTTATATAAACCGAACGTCCCCATTTAGCGACAGTTACTATTGTAGAGAAGTTATCATCTAGGATTATGACATCTGCACTTTCTTTGGCCACCTGTAAATTTTGAATCGGTTTTAAGAACATGACATGCTCGTTTAAGGAGCTAGGAATAATTCAGAACAGTGAAAAAAAGCACAAAATCTTGGTCACATTTTCTACAACTTCGCCACTAGTGAGACCAATGTTGGAAGTTAATATATTTCCTGATAAGAAAGTGAAGGAACTGCATTTAGGATATACCTCAGTCCCAGCAATGCCCATTGCAAGCCCAATATCAGCTTCATGAAGTGCAGGGGCATCATTTGTACCATCTCCAGTCACAGCAACTACTTCTCCAAGTGAGGTTCGTAGGTGTTTAACAAGAGTATGTTTATCCATAGGTGAAGATCGAGCCATTACCTGCACGACTTTCATATAGTTGGTGAACAGTTCCCTTTAATTATGAGCATCTGAAAGACAAATCCATATATTGGCCCACCGCAATATATGGTAAGAGACTAATCTAACTGCCACAAAATGCTACTAGTGTTGGTTCTTCAATTAAGTACTAGTACCATATTCAACTTAGAGTTCAACTTAAATAGAAActgagttgaagaaagaagagcaAAAGAATGCACCTGTATTTTAGGAATAAGTTCATACAATTCCTCTTCAGATTTTTCCCGGAAAACTGGACCTTCAATTGCTATACCATCATCAGTTAAAATTCCAATTTCCCTTGCAATAGCCTTAGCAGTGTTAATATTGTCTCCAGTGACCATTCGGACAGTAATACCAGCAGACTTACATATTGCAACAGACTCCTTAACACCAGGGCGTACAGGGTCTTTGATGCCGACAATGCCTATACAAGTGTACCCTTGAAGAGGAAGGGAGCTATCAACAGAAAAATCAGTTCCTACATCCATGTAAGCAAGGCATAAAGTTCGAAGAGCTTCACTAGCAAATTGCTCAATTGTATTCTTTAGATGATTGGTGGTTGGTTCATCCAGGGGAACAACATCACCATTTGAGCTTATTACTTTGTCACATGCAGCTAAGATTATTTCAGAAGCACCCTTACAATGCACTCGGAGACCTCCTTCCGGAAACTCTATAACTACACCCATTCTCTTTTTTGCAGAGTTGAAAGGCTCAACTTTCACAATTTTAGATGCTTTCCGTTCTGCTTGGAAATCCCCACCAAGCAATAACCCGAATTCTAAAAGAGCAGTTTCTGTTGGTGTTCCCAGTAtctcaattttgttttctttgttatTAACGACTTCTCCTCCGGTGTTATTAAATATGgactcaattaaaattttcacagcAGATTCAGGAACTGCAGATCTAAAATGATTACTCTTGTTGGAGGTGCTCACTTCCTTGGTTTCCCCACAAAAGCATGTTTTCACAACAGTCATGTGGTTAGTAGTCAGCGTACCTGTTTTATCGCTGCAAATACTTGTAGAGGATCCCATTGTCTCACAAGCAGCCAGATGGCGAACGAGTGCCTTgtcattcatcatcttcttcatggcaAAAGCAAGGCTTAATGTCACAGCCAAAGGCAGCCCCTCAGGAACAGCAACAACAACAATTGTAACGGCAATAGCGAAAAATTCCAACATTTCCATCGCATCATCTCCAGACCAAATCCATTGTGTGCCATCTTGTAGCTTGCGGCTAAACAATCCTTGTACTAGAACAGCAAATGTCACAACAGCAAAAAAAGACCTATTTTACCAATAATTGTGGCTACTCCATTCAGTTTAACCTGCAATGGGGTTTCATCATCTCCACCTTCACTAAGGGTGGCCATTAGTTTCCCCCATTGAGTTCTCATCCCAACAGTAGTCACAAGCATCTTGCATGACCCATCCTGCACTTTGGTTCCAGAGAGGAGAAAAGGGTTTCTTGCATTTGCACTAACTGGTTCACTCTCTCCCGTTAAACTGGATTCATTTATCAAAACGGAAAACCCCGAAATGAAGAGTCCATCAGCTGGGACCTGATCTCCAATGGCAAGATGAACAATATCACCAGGAAGTAGATCAAATATTGATATTTTCTGCCTCAGTCCATCTCTGGTAACCTGAACCgttatttttttcttctccttgTCTAAATCTCTGAACTGCAAATATTGTCTATAATCACTTGTGGCAGTGACAAACACAACAAGAAGAATGCTCAAAACAATTCCAAGACCATCATAGGCACCCTTTGGCCATCCTTCCACTGTAATACCAACAGCAAGAGAGACAAGGGCACAAACAGCTAATATCATGAGGGTTGTATCTTGAAGGGCTTCCCATACGAAAACCCAGAAACCTCGTGGAGGGGTTTCCGTGAACTTATTAATTCCATAAATACGTTtccttttatttaccaaatgctCAGAAGTAGGAATACCATTAACAATTGAAGTAGAGAGCTTGGCTGCTATATCCTCAACCCCACCATGAATTTTCAACTTCTTCACATCATGACCTTCAACAATAGATCCCAACTCATCAGCACAAATCTGAAAACCAGCTGCTTTAACTTCTTCAGGTGCATCATATTCACTAGACAAGTTTAagcctgttgacaaattaaaggAATCAAACATACTGGAAACGTCAAAAAACTCGTTAAATCCTGACATGTATCAGACTAATGAGATTCTTACCATGGATAAATTGAAGAGCAGCTTGTGAAACCAAAACTGCAACCCTAAATTTTTCCTATAACACACAAAAAGCAATAAAAAGACTTAACATCAAAAtcaagaataaaaaaggaaattgtTCCAAATGTTCAATGAAACTCTATCATCTCTAAGGTGCAAGGGCTGACTCTTCACCAAAATTATGCCCAACTAAGTACTATCAGAAAAAAGCCAACCAAGTATACATTAAAGTTTATAATAACAAACATAGCAACAAATTTAGACCATAAaataaatcaacaaatttagaccataaaataaattaactagCTCTTTGTGTAGAGTGAACTAATTAGACAGTTCTAATTTTCTTCAAAACACTACAGAACTCAGAGAAATAAACATCATATTCTTGCTGAAAATCACAATGCCATTGATTTACAAACCTAGAGCTTCAAACAAATGCACAAGTATAGCAAGCTCTCAACGAGAAATTTAAAGCATCGAAACAACAAAAGTTGATTAGGCAGTTATAGATCAGCTGATCTAAACCTAATTACATTCAACTTCTAACTTCTTAATCTCAAGCAAGTTGAAACTTGAAAGTTACTATTTTAATCTTAcagaataataatttaaaaaattaaaagaacaaatcCTTCTTTATTAGATAAGAAAAAAGTAAAGAAATCTAAACAGATCCAAAATAGTTAAGAAAAGAGCTTAGTTTCATTTAATTCTCTACTAAAAGCTTCTTCAAGACGCAAACAAAAcaaagtataaataaataaataaaacttcgAAAAGTccaacaaagaaattaaaaaaaaaaaaagaacctgaTTAGAGCGACGAATAGCTTCAGCTTCAAAACGCTTGGAAAGATTAGCAGTAAATCGAAACCTTCGCTTACGATTCTTAACGATCCAACAAAGCTTCCTCCATCTTTCTAAAGCTTCTTCAGATGAGTTCTTTGGCTTCACATCTCCAAAGTTCTCGTTCAAATAACTCTCCATTTTTTGCTTTTCTTCTGCACTTCCGAGAAACAAAAACAAATCTAATTAAATAGATCCTTAGCTTTTTTGGCACTACTAGTTCATTTATTAAAGTTGCTAATATTGAAAGAGAAGCTCAAGCAACATCAGAAAAAGAAGATTATATTCTTCCAAGAAATtggaattttgaatttttgtttaaGGATTTGGTTCTTCTAAGCTTTAATGGCTTcttccaaagaaaaaaaaaggcaaatGAGAATAAAAAGACCGGAGTTGACAAATAATACTGTTTCCAacgttttttttgtttgttttcaacTAAAAAAAGTccattttctttctctcttcagtACCTTAATTGGCCTAACTGTTTCTTTTTTATTAGAATATTTGATAATCACAATAACTTTTAATTAAGTTTATAATCCACtggaatcaaaatttaaataaattataaaaataaataaattaaaattagtgGTCGCAACTAATTAAATCATCTATTCTTGATTCGTTTAGTTTGAttgaatatataatttaaaaaattcataatatttttaaattattcaacCAGCTTTAAATCAGCTTTAACTGATCTATATTGATTCAGGATCAATCGGTTTAACTTTTCTAATCGGACCAACACCCAAATCGATTTCCGATCGAATGTATTCGACCTACTAATCTGATGCGATTCAAACTGTGGTGAAACTAGAATTAAagtgtatatttttacgatagtaaaaatataattttatcattttaatagtctatatctttataatttttaaaagattaaatcaaatttttatcaccTTAAGaaacaaagtataattttaccattattaatttaaaatattataaattataaattacttaaatataaaattttttattttaagagggTCGGGGCCCCTGACAACCTCGTAGCTTCGCCACTAGATTCAAACAacattgaaagtttttttttcttactaAAGATAGTATAAATGACAACTTCTTTATAATTaaaagcaaaatttttaaaattgaatcaattaaactataaatttattaatttaatcttttgttcaattaaataaatcataaaaaaattttattcaaacaaaTTTTTCATCTATTGAATCAATCAATATCAATCTTCAATTGTATCGGTTTCTGTCGGAAGAAGGGGTAAATGAGGAGGGTGGAAAATGGGTGAAATagctttaatatattttatattatctatgTAAACTGAGTTACCTCGTGGAGTGGTAAATACGGCGGGGGGATCTGACCGTGTGTAATAAAGATGGGGGCATTGATTCGAGGGAAAACGTGGATTACGCGGTTCAACATGTGGGTTGGGTAACCAATCCAAGGTCAACAGAGTGTCTTTGGGCCCCACTATATAGTTTTCCTCCTCTGGGTTATTTTCATCAAAGTCCACAACTTATAAATCATATTCTAAAttaatccttaaactttaaaactttataattaaatttacattCTATAGGTTTCATACCAATCAAGTGAATCCTGTAACTATTCCAACACttgtatatttttcttattaaggGTTTTAGAATTAGATaagtaattaaatcattaattttttgtttcattaatcttgattaaataaattattaaaaattaaaaaatattattaaagattttaggaaattagTTCAATGAATTCAGCTATTAATTCAATTGCTTTTTAGCTTTATTCATAttaatttacagatcaaatatctcttaaaattAATATTCTAATTAATTCTCAATtccaaaaatcataatataatttgattttagtttttgttctttttattttgtgtaaataaattattgttttcTCATGGGTAAATtcagaaatttttttaagggggcaATATTGAATTATTAGTTTTCGAgatgtcaaaatataattttattaaatattaatttatgattacattattttttaaagtatttaacagaaatatttttcatttttgggaAGTTAAATTGTAATTTGACCATAGCTTATTTtatagtttaaacatttttaagCGGCTACATagtaatttattcatatttgggAGCCAAAACTCTTACCTGCCCTCTGATTCACCCTTTGATTCACcgataatttttctttatttatttatataaaagaaaataaataaatttaattaattgtaaacccaaaaaaataaatttataatataatataatataatttatctatttctatttataaaaaataaaaaaagttcatTTTCAAATGATGTCATAGTGAGAATAGAGAATTAAGCTTAAGTACTTGAAGTCAACCAAACCTAATTACTAGTTGaattttgttgttataaaaaTGCCTAATTGATCCTTTCTCAATCTCCTATAGCTAATATTGTATTTGGTAATTTATGGACTAACCTAACACTCTTACTTACCATAAATTGACTTGTGgaatttcaatttcaaattttgaatctcaatttccctttttcttcattatttcatataatgagataataaaataatccaccaaaatttatgaattaaatggTAAAAAAACTCAATATCCCGTAAATAAgatttcaaatttaaatcttGTAAACCGAAAAATTAGTATTGCAAAAGCTTTATTCTTTATTTAAGATTTTGATTTAACTCCAttccaaatttaatcaaaattcaatgtataactgattttttttattttatttttacttttctaTAATAGCAATATAACAATTTTTGtgtaaaaatttagaaaaattagtaCTATTcctaaatgaaattaaaaatagtacATTCGAATTAAGATATTAtctcaatgaaatttttaaattttatattaaaatatactaaTCCTGTTTTATtaactgaaaataatttttaataaatgaaattaaattagtatattttattaaagATGCGATCTAAATCTcactatttaatattattaatatataataatttttaattatttttaaaaaaaaataatttatgatttaaatctcAAATATTAGTGTCTCAAAATGTACTACAATCATCTCtttataatattcaaaattttaatggacaagtcgattgagtcttaatttaatTGGCATGagcattgttgtcaatgtaggaagatgcgggtttgagtgtgctgaagcgcattatccttttatttatgggTTAAGTAATTCTAAAATAGTTTtagatattatatttaaaaaaaaaactccaaaacTTTGAAAGGGACTCAATTGGACTTGAAATTAAACTTAGGATCCCAAAATTAAGATTTGAGATGTAgtagttttattatattaattaattaatacagGGTGGGGtaggttgaaaataaaattaaataaataggtATGATACAATCAATGATTTAGGTATTGGGACAATAACATGTAGAAAGATCACATGGAACTAGCAATTAAAAAAAGGGTTGTGTTAGCACAAGCCAAGTCCCAAAAAGGGGAAAAGATTTCAACATTTGTCAGTCATATTcaataattgttatttataatGGTTACAATTGGTGGTTACATTCATgcatttaattactaaaaaaacCCATAATTTTCTTCTATTCTTAT comes from the Gossypium hirsutum isolate 1008001.06 chromosome A06, Gossypium_hirsutum_v2.1, whole genome shotgun sequence genome and includes:
- the LOC121230294 gene encoding LOW QUALITY PROTEIN: calcium-transporting ATPase 1-like (The sequence of the model RefSeq protein was modified relative to this genomic sequence to represent the inferred CDS: inserted 1 base in 1 codon), translated to MESYLNENFGDVKPKNSSEEALERWRKLCWIVKNRKRRFRFTANLSKRFEAEAIRRSNQEKFRVAVLVSQAALQFIHGLNLSSEYDAPEEVKAAGFQICADELGSIVEGHDVKKLKIHGGVEDIAAKLSTSIVNGIPTSEHLVNKRKRIYGINKFTETPPRGFWVFVWEALQDTTLMILAVCALVSLAVGITVEGWPKGAYDGLGIVLSILLVVFVTATSDYRQYLQFRDLDKEKKKITVQVTRDGLRQKISIFDLLPGDIVHLAIGDQVPADGLFISGFSVLINESSLTGESEPVSANARNPFLLSGTKVQDGSCKMLVTTVGMRTQWGKLMATLSEGGDDETPLQVKLNGVATIIGKIGLXFAVVTFAVLVQGLFSRKLQDGTQWIWSGDDAMEMLEFFAIAVTIVVVAVPEGLPLAVTLSLAFAMKKMMNDKALVRHLAACETMGSSTSICSDKTGTLTTNHMTVVKTCFCGETKEVSTSNKSNHFRSAVPESAVKILIESIFNNTGGEVVNNKENKIEILGTPTETALLEFGLLLGGDFQAERKASKIVKVEPFNSAKKRMGVVIEFPEGGLRVHCKGASEIILAACDKVISSNGDVVPLDEPTTNHLKNTIEQFASEALRTLCLAYMDVGTDFSVDSSLPLQGYTCIGIVGIKDPVRPGVKESVAICKSAGITVRMVTGDNINTAKAIAREIGILTDDGIAIEGPVFREKSEEELYELIPKIQVMARSSPMDKHTLVKHLRTSLGEVVAVTGDGTNDAPALHEADIGLAMGIAGTEVAKESADVIILDDNFSTIVTVAKWGRSVYINIQKFVQFQLTVNVVALIVNFTSACLTGNAPLTAVQLLWVNMIMDTLGALALATEPPNDDLMKRSPVGRKGNFISNVMWRNILGQSLYQFVIIWFLQTRGKAAFHLDGPDSDLILNTLIFNSFVFCQVFNEISSREMEKINVLKGILKNHVFVAVLSCTIIFQIVIVEFLGTFASTSPLTVQQWFVSVCLGFLGMPIAAALKLIPVGSN